A section of the Montipora capricornis isolate CH-2021 unplaced genomic scaffold, ASM3666992v2 scaffold_421, whole genome shotgun sequence genome encodes:
- the LOC138035552 gene encoding uncharacterized protein: MHKEQLAMRPILSATHTYNYALAKWLDEKLKPLSCKQYTVKDTFEFVNEVESLEINGGDILVSYEVTSLFTNVPIDETIQILADKAFHDDSFYKTHDLNLSRDQLIEVLNAATKNQLFQFNGNLYEQTDGVAMGSPLGPLLANVFMCSIEDKLDQDSKLPSYYSRYVDDTFTVMPDIASAGILLDTLNHCHASAKFTMEVERNASLPFIGVELLNLAPRIKTKVCVKPTNTGLLLHYQSHKDNRYKRSLITTMLDRAYRISSDWSYFSQGCVRLETVFLNLKYPRHLFYVAVKQFVDSKVAGQQHIPSTDTTTHPIRIIIPFKDQVSA, encoded by the coding sequence ATGCATAAGGAACAACTTGCTATGCGCCCAATTCTCTCTGCTACACATACTTACAACTATGCATTGGCTAAGTGGCTGGATGAGAAATTGAAACCACTCTCATGCAAGCAGTACACGGTCAAAGACACTTTTGAGTTTGTCAATGAAGTAGAAAGCCTTGAGATCAACGGAGGTGATATTCTAGTATCCTACGAAGTCACCTCTTTATTTACCAATGTACCAATAGATGAAACTATCCAGATTTTAGCTGACAAGGCTTTCCATGATGACTCGTTTTACAAGACCCATGATCTGAACTTATCCAGAGACCAGCTAATTGAAGTACTCAATGCAGCCACTAAGAACCAACTCTTTCAGTTCAATGGAAATCTCTATGAGCAAACAGATGGTGTCGCAATGGGATCTCCTCTTGGTCCTCTGCTCGCCAACGTCTTTATGTGCTCCATTGAAGATAAACTTGATCAAGATAGCAAATTGCCCTCCTATTATAGccgatatgtggatgacacctTTACTGTTATGCCCGATATAGCATCAGCCGGAATTCTTCTTGACACCCTAAACCACTGCCACGCATCAGCAAAGTTTACTATGGAGGTGGAGCGGAATGCCTCGCTTCCTTTCATCGGTGTTGAATTGTTAAACTTAGCTCCCAGAATCAAGACCAAGGTCTGTGTAAAACCAACTAATACGGGCCTTTTACTCCACTACCAAAGCCACAAGGATAATCGGTACAAGCGCAGTCTAATTACCACCATGTTAGATCGAGCTTACCGCATATCTTCTGACTGGTCTTACTTCTCACAAGGATGCGTTCGGCTTGAGACAGTATTCTTAAACCTTAAGTACCCGAGGCACTTATTCTATGTGGCTGTCAAGCAATTCGTAGATTCCAAGGTAGCAGGCCAGCAGCACATTCCATCAACCGACACGACTACACACCCCATCAGAATTATCATACCATTTAAAGATCAGGTCTCTGCTTAG
- the LOC138035551 gene encoding uncharacterized protein codes for MWALETIGIKEPSSGVYQECRDSISFDGQPYSVKLPWKEGHPDFPTNYTKSLRHLKNQVARLQREPEILAEYAVIIEEQLHTGVIERVVELEAAPKLHYLTLPAVVRKEATTMKNRVALLGDIQKAFLKKENPQDISKIVVYRFCCVVFGLNASPFLLNATLAHHISNFITVDPKFVKKLIDSFYLDDFVGGRTSSSEVANLHSKTVNRMADGGFKLRKWLTNDSSVRERIKKDLIDDVKRDPVSAENVTCTVISRPEDLKLQPKGTGSVVEF; via the exons ATGTGGGCGCTGGAAACCATAGGAATCAAGGAGCCAAGCAGTGGGGTATATCAAGAATGTAGAGACAGCATCTCCTTTGATGGGCAACCATACTCGGTGAAGCTCCCCTGGAAAGAAGGCCACCCAGATTTTCCAACCAATTATACCAAAAGCTTGCGTCATCTTAAAAACCAAGTAGCAAGACTGCAAAGGGAACCTGAAATTCTCGCAGAATATGCAGTTATAATTGAGGAACAACTTCATACAGGAGTAATAGAGAGAGTTGTTGAGTTAGAAGCGGCTCCAAAATTACATTACCTGACACTTCCAGCCGTGGTGAGGAAAGAGGCCACGACAATGAAG AACAGAGTTGCTCTCCTGGGGGACATACAGAAGGCTTTTCTTAAGAAAGAAAACCCACAGGACATTTCAAAGATTGTGGTTTATCGATTTTGTTGTGTTGTCTTTGGATTAAATGCGTCTCCCTTTTTGCTGAATGCAACCTTGGCGCATCACATTTCGAACTTTATCACAGTTGACCCAAAGTTTGTGAAGAAATTGATTGATTCATTCTACTTGGATGATTTTGTGGGGGGCAGAACCTCGTCGAGTGAAGTTGCCAATTTGCATAGTAAAACAGTCAATCGCATGGCAGACGGGGGATTCAAGCTCAGAAAATGGCTGACCAATGACTCAAGTGTCAGAGAGAGAATCAAAAAAGATCTGATCGATGATGTGAAACGCGACCCAGTGTCAGCTGAAAATGTCACATGCACAGTCATCTCTAGGCCTGAAGATTTGAAGTTACAGCCAAAAGGTACTGGGTCTGTCGTGGAATTTTGA